Proteins from a single region of Salinisphaera sp. T31B1:
- a CDS encoding UDP-N-acetylglucosamine 1-carboxyvinyltransferase, protein MTNQERLSVKKSTLRGAVELSGAKNSALRLLAASILTQEAVVLENYPQPLLDAQVHVDMLNKLGKTTNFFGDSGVRISECSGLSSNLEWDGRSIRNTLLILGALTARFGYGRVPLPGGCKLGERKYDLHVYVLQTLGARVWEEGEYLCAEAPGGLVGAEIFLPFRSTGATENAILAGALARGLTRIWNPHVRPEILDLIELLRGMGAQIAVFGQQHIEIKGVEGLRGVQHRVIPDNMEAITWLAAGAITGGDVEIKNFPYGDLEVVLAHLRAAGAKLYRGEDSLIVRGEACYPLEVSTGPHPGINSDVQPILAAWAASAWGESRIVDLRFPGRYGYAAEMGRMGLQYEVDGDMLKIHGNGGVLTGAQVRAIDLRAGAALVLCGLMADGETIIDDAWQVSRGYVGFADKLKALGADVAFV, encoded by the coding sequence GTGACTAACCAAGAAAGGCTCTCAGTTAAGAAATCCACCCTGCGCGGCGCTGTAGAACTTTCCGGGGCGAAAAATAGCGCGCTTCGTCTACTGGCTGCAAGTATCTTGACGCAAGAGGCTGTTGTTCTAGAGAATTACCCGCAGCCGCTGCTCGATGCGCAAGTGCACGTAGATATGCTGAATAAGCTCGGCAAAACAACGAATTTCTTCGGCGATTCTGGCGTTCGGATCAGTGAATGCAGTGGGCTCAGTAGCAACCTTGAATGGGACGGACGTTCGATTCGCAATACGCTTCTTATCTTGGGAGCGCTTACAGCACGATTCGGCTATGGGCGCGTTCCATTGCCGGGTGGTTGCAAGTTAGGTGAGCGTAAATACGACTTACATGTGTATGTTCTTCAAACACTGGGCGCGCGAGTATGGGAAGAGGGCGAATATCTGTGTGCAGAGGCACCCGGCGGGTTGGTTGGCGCAGAGATTTTCTTGCCATTTCGATCCACCGGCGCGACTGAGAACGCGATTCTCGCTGGTGCGCTTGCAAGGGGGCTTACTCGGATCTGGAATCCGCATGTGCGACCGGAGATTTTGGACCTGATTGAACTGCTGCGTGGTATGGGTGCCCAGATTGCTGTCTTCGGCCAGCAGCACATTGAGATAAAAGGTGTTGAGGGTCTCCGCGGTGTGCAGCACAGGGTGATCCCGGATAACATGGAGGCGATAACTTGGCTTGCGGCCGGCGCCATTACCGGCGGGGACGTGGAGATCAAAAATTTCCCGTACGGCGATCTCGAGGTCGTGCTTGCGCATCTCAGGGCGGCGGGCGCCAAGTTATATCGCGGAGAAGACTCGCTGATCGTTCGCGGCGAAGCTTGCTATCCGCTGGAAGTGAGCACGGGTCCGCATCCTGGAATCAACTCAGACGTGCAGCCGATACTAGCCGCTTGGGCTGCGAGTGCGTGGGGAGAGTCGCGTATCGTGGATCTCCGGTTTCCTGGCCGCTATGGTTACGCGGCAGAAATGGGCCGGATGGGTTTGCAGTACGAAGTTGATGGCGACATGCTCAAGATACATGGTAACGGAGGCGTTCTGACCGGGGCGCAGGTCCGGGCGATCGATCTGAGAGCTGGAGCCGCCCTTGTTCTGTGTGGTCTGATGGCGGATGGCGAAACGATTATCGACGATGCGTGGCAGGTATCCCGTGGATATGTCGGTTTTGCCGATAAGTTGAAGGCGCTCGGAGCGGATGTTGCGTTTGTCTAG
- a CDS encoding protease complex subunit PrcB family protein: MTRLLITTVLLTLIAGCSLNPFRGASGAQVIGESQYCGTASQDSAAHYFADASSFGDWIDYRSISEFKPSMAVNGGVIVVEMGQRPTGGYNIKLDRKDTKIANDTLTLSMVWNAPRLDAAVSQALIASCVAIRPPKGNYSRVRVVDQLGNLRGQASVR, from the coding sequence ATGACGCGACTGCTGATCACGACCGTCCTGCTTACGCTCATTGCCGGTTGCAGCCTCAATCCGTTTCGCGGCGCCAGCGGTGCCCAGGTGATCGGCGAAAGCCAGTATTGCGGCACGGCCTCGCAGGATTCGGCCGCCCACTACTTCGCCGATGCCAGTAGCTTCGGCGACTGGATCGACTACCGCAGCATCAGCGAATTCAAGCCCTCCATGGCCGTCAATGGCGGGGTGATCGTGGTGGAGATGGGTCAGCGCCCGACCGGTGGTTACAACATCAAGCTCGATCGTAAAGACACCAAGATCGCGAACGACACGCTTACGCTGTCGATGGTATGGAACGCCCCCCGGCTGGATGCTGCCGTCAGCCAGGCATTGATCGCCTCCTGTGTGGCCATCCGCCCGCCCAAGGGCAACTACAGCCGCGTGCGCGTGGTCGACCAGCTCGGCAACCTGCGAGGGCAGGCCAGCGTACGGTAA
- a CDS encoding ATP-binding cassette domain-containing protein, translated as MLHSVRQMLALFSPAERVRFIGVVFAMLAMGLLQMVGVGVVLPFVSLLSNPSSVEQNAWLAWSYSLFGFNSVNGFLIFIGSVLFFVLVATNVFTAITIWLMTRFAWGVQNRISTRLLSGYLYQPYEAFLNRNSADIGKNILIESQQFASGVLMPALRALAFGITVLMIVGFLLWLQPLLACAAAAVFICAYLLVYLTVRRRLLRIGSARMTANTERFKAVSEAFGSVKEVKVTGRENAFLDRYRPSATVFATSMAQSQVLAQVPKFVVEGLAFGLVMASMLYLLSAGGGVQQALPVASVFVLAGYRLLPALQNVYQGFAQWRFNQSVIDALVKDLTAHGASSEHERASTDELSEDSPSRMQFDNSIELRHVTYRYPQAAGASLKDISIRISKNSFVALTGATGAGKTTLADILLGLLEPSEGSMLVDGREVDRHSRREWQLNLGYVPQDIYLTDSTIASNIAYGLDPKIIDYQAIKKAARIANIDRFIEDNLPQGYETIVGERGVRLSGGQRQRIGIARALYYDPDVIVLDEATSALDNETERRIVNELDAMRGGRTLIVIAHRLTTVQKCHKVFMLEDGHLAAEGSYDEVVMGNSGSANVAGA; from the coding sequence ATGCTCCACTCCGTCCGTCAAATGCTAGCGTTGTTCTCGCCCGCCGAGCGCGTACGCTTTATCGGTGTAGTCTTTGCAATGCTAGCGATGGGGTTATTACAGATGGTGGGGGTGGGCGTCGTGCTTCCGTTCGTTTCGCTTCTGTCCAATCCTTCCAGCGTCGAGCAGAATGCCTGGCTAGCCTGGTCGTATTCGTTGTTCGGTTTCAATTCAGTCAATGGTTTCCTGATTTTTATTGGCTCCGTGCTATTTTTCGTTTTGGTTGCCACTAATGTATTTACGGCGATCACAATATGGCTTATGACGCGATTCGCCTGGGGCGTGCAGAACCGCATTTCCACGCGCTTACTATCAGGTTATCTATACCAGCCGTACGAGGCGTTCCTTAATAGAAATTCCGCGGATATTGGTAAGAATATCCTTATTGAGTCGCAGCAATTCGCCAGCGGCGTGCTTATGCCGGCATTACGTGCGCTGGCATTCGGAATCACGGTTCTTATGATTGTCGGCTTCTTGCTGTGGCTTCAGCCACTTTTAGCCTGTGCCGCCGCGGCCGTATTTATCTGTGCTTACTTGCTGGTTTACCTCACCGTTCGGCGGAGACTGCTTCGTATCGGTTCGGCGCGTATGACTGCCAATACCGAGCGCTTCAAGGCGGTGAGCGAAGCGTTCGGGAGCGTCAAGGAGGTCAAGGTTACGGGACGGGAAAACGCGTTTTTGGACCGTTACAGACCGTCCGCTACGGTATTCGCCACCAGCATGGCGCAAAGTCAGGTGTTGGCCCAAGTGCCGAAGTTCGTCGTCGAGGGATTGGCTTTCGGGCTCGTCATGGCGTCGATGCTTTATCTCCTGTCGGCCGGCGGTGGGGTGCAACAGGCTTTGCCTGTGGCCAGCGTGTTCGTTCTCGCAGGCTATCGTTTGTTGCCCGCACTGCAGAACGTGTATCAGGGTTTTGCGCAGTGGCGCTTCAACCAATCGGTCATCGATGCGCTGGTCAAGGACTTGACTGCCCATGGCGCATCGTCCGAGCACGAGAGAGCGAGCACCGACGAACTATCTGAAGACAGTCCTTCTCGAATGCAATTCGACAACAGCATCGAGCTCAGGCACGTGACTTATCGCTATCCGCAAGCGGCAGGCGCCTCGTTAAAAGACATCTCGATTCGAATTTCCAAAAATAGTTTCGTTGCCCTCACAGGCGCGACCGGTGCCGGTAAGACGACACTTGCGGATATTCTGCTTGGCCTGCTAGAGCCCAGTGAAGGATCGATGTTGGTTGATGGCCGGGAAGTCGACCGGCACTCGCGACGTGAGTGGCAGCTAAACCTTGGCTACGTTCCTCAAGATATCTATCTCACCGACAGTACGATTGCCAGCAATATCGCGTATGGTCTCGACCCGAAAATCATCGATTATCAAGCAATTAAAAAGGCGGCGCGAATCGCCAATATCGATCGATTCATTGAAGATAATTTACCGCAAGGTTATGAAACGATTGTGGGCGAGCGCGGGGTTCGTTTGTCCGGTGGTCAAAGGCAACGGATTGGTATAGCCCGTGCGCTGTATTACGATCCCGACGTTATCGTGTTAGACGAGGCGACGTCTGCACTAGATAATGAAACGGAGCGGCGTATCGTCAACGAACTGGACGCAATGCGCGGCGGCCGGACCCTCATCGTAATTGCCCACCGACTCACCACAGTGCAGAAATGTCACAAAGTTTTCATGCTGGAAGATGGGCATTTGGCTGCCGAAGGTTCCTACGATGAAGTTGTGATGGGTAACAGTGGATCTGCCAACGTGGCGGGCGCTTGA
- a CDS encoding cryptochrome/photolyase family protein produces MASIRNLVIVLGDQLDMTLSALDDFDPAQDAIWMAENETEATHVWCHHKRLVLFFSAMRHHRDALIDRGFEVIYHALTPDRRRDSGRDFGEILSARINERRPQRLVMTECGDLRVHRLLDATARAHDIALQVRPDRHFYCDLDTFEEWAAGRDGLVLEYFYRMMRRRHDVLMDGDEPEGGAWNFDKDNRESFGRDGPGDIPAPRQFRPDEITHDVADMVAARYAEHPGAYEGFDLPVTRQEARAALRDFIDHRLSRFGPYQDALWTDLHYGYHSRLSAALNLHLLDPRECVDAAVAAYRDGTVALNSVEGFVRQILGWREFVRGVYWQQMPGYAQRNALRADLPVPAFYWDGDTDMACVGDAMGNVLANGYAHHIQRLMILGLFALNAGVHPHAFHDWHMAMYLDAIDWVSLPNALGMSQFGDGGLLGTKPYCASGNYVNKMSNYCKNCRFDHRQATGDKACPVTTLYWDFLDRNAKTFEGNHRMVFQLKNLEKKRADEPLMSAIRDQASNLRQRIADGERI; encoded by the coding sequence ATGGCCTCGATTCGCAATCTCGTTATCGTGTTGGGCGACCAGCTCGACATGACCCTGTCGGCGCTCGACGACTTCGACCCGGCGCAGGACGCGATCTGGATGGCGGAAAACGAGACCGAGGCCACGCACGTCTGGTGCCATCACAAGCGCCTGGTGCTGTTTTTCTCGGCCATGCGGCACCATCGCGATGCCCTGATAGACCGCGGCTTCGAGGTGATCTACCACGCGCTGACACCCGATCGGCGCCGCGATAGCGGGCGCGATTTCGGCGAGATCCTCTCCGCGCGTATCAACGAGCGGCGCCCGCAACGCCTGGTGATGACCGAATGCGGCGACCTGCGCGTACACCGGCTGCTCGACGCCACCGCACGTGCCCACGATATTGCCCTGCAGGTCCGCCCTGACCGGCATTTCTACTGCGACCTCGACACATTCGAGGAATGGGCCGCCGGCCGCGACGGCCTCGTGCTCGAGTATTTCTATCGCATGATGCGACGGCGCCACGATGTGCTCATGGACGGCGACGAGCCCGAAGGCGGCGCCTGGAACTTCGATAAGGACAACCGTGAAAGCTTCGGCCGCGACGGACCGGGCGACATACCCGCGCCCCGGCAGTTTCGTCCGGATGAGATCACGCACGACGTGGCCGACATGGTGGCGGCGCGCTACGCAGAGCACCCCGGCGCGTACGAGGGTTTCGACCTGCCGGTTACACGTCAGGAGGCGCGCGCGGCACTGCGCGATTTCATCGACCATCGGTTGAGCCGGTTCGGTCCCTATCAGGATGCGCTCTGGACCGATCTGCACTACGGCTACCACTCGCGCCTGTCGGCCGCGCTGAACCTGCACCTGCTCGATCCGCGCGAATGTGTTGATGCCGCCGTGGCCGCCTATCGCGACGGCACGGTCGCGCTCAACAGCGTTGAAGGCTTCGTACGCCAGATTCTTGGCTGGCGCGAGTTCGTTCGCGGCGTCTACTGGCAACAGATGCCTGGCTATGCGCAGCGCAATGCGCTGAGGGCGGATCTGCCGGTGCCGGCGTTCTATTGGGACGGCGATACCGACATGGCCTGCGTGGGCGATGCCATGGGCAACGTGCTGGCCAACGGCTATGCCCATCATATTCAGCGGCTGATGATTCTCGGCCTGTTCGCGCTCAACGCGGGTGTCCATCCCCACGCCTTCCACGACTGGCATATGGCGATGTACCTGGATGCAATCGACTGGGTCAGCCTGCCGAACGCGCTGGGTATGAGCCAATTCGGCGACGGCGGCCTACTGGGCACCAAGCCGTATTGTGCATCAGGTAATTACGTCAACAAGATGAGTAATTACTGCAAGAATTGCCGGTTCGATCATCGGCAGGCGACCGGTGACAAAGCCTGTCCTGTAACAACGCTTTACTGGGATTTTCTCGATCGTAACGCCAAGACGTTCGAGGGCAACCATCGCATGGTATTTCAGCTGAAAAACCTCGAGAAGAAACGCGCCGATGAGCCGCTGATGAGCGCGATCCGGGATCAGGCCAGCAACCTTCGCCAGCGAATCGCCGACGGCGAGCGGATCTGA
- a CDS encoding NAD-dependent deacylase produces the protein MFSLFDGWTPSRSAGQSIAQAAMLFEQARRVLVITGAGMSADSGLPTYRGIGGLYDRDITEDGLTIEEALSIDTFRRDPALTWKYVGQIERACRGAAPNDGHRTLASLAERYERLCVLTQNVDGFHAAAGSRDVIEMHGNIHRLRCEDCGDRQVVEDYSRLGPLPPSCAACGGLVRPAVVLFGEMLPGRAVARYERALADGFDLVVTIGTSAVFPYIAVPVRDAWRGGGSTIEINPQATEISRLCHVTVRDNAAAALSEITRTMGAKRDT, from the coding sequence ATGTTTTCGCTATTCGACGGGTGGACGCCGAGTCGTAGTGCCGGTCAGTCGATCGCGCAAGCGGCCATGCTGTTCGAGCAGGCCCGCCGCGTACTGGTGATCACCGGCGCTGGCATGTCGGCCGATTCCGGTCTGCCGACCTATCGCGGTATCGGCGGTCTGTACGACCGCGACATAACCGAGGACGGACTGACCATCGAAGAGGCGCTGTCGATCGACACCTTCCGGCGCGATCCGGCGCTGACCTGGAAATACGTCGGCCAGATCGAGCGCGCCTGCCGGGGTGCTGCGCCGAACGACGGCCATCGCACGCTCGCCAGCCTCGCCGAGCGCTATGAACGACTGTGCGTACTCACTCAGAACGTCGATGGCTTTCATGCGGCCGCCGGCAGTCGCGACGTGATTGAAATGCACGGCAATATCCATCGTCTTCGCTGCGAGGATTGCGGCGACCGGCAGGTGGTCGAGGATTATTCCCGACTCGGCCCATTGCCACCGAGCTGCGCGGCGTGCGGCGGGCTTGTAAGGCCGGCGGTCGTGCTGTTTGGCGAGATGTTGCCAGGCCGTGCGGTGGCGCGCTACGAACGGGCGCTGGCCGATGGCTTCGACCTGGTGGTGACCATCGGCACCAGCGCGGTCTTTCCGTATATCGCAGTCCCGGTTCGGGATGCCTGGCGTGGAGGCGGGTCGACGATCGAGATCAATCCGCAGGCCACGGAGATCTCGCGGTTGTGTCATGTGACCGTACGCGACAACGCCGCCGCCGCGTTGAGCGAGATCACCCGAACAATGGGTGCCAAGCGCGACACGTGA
- a CDS encoding low molecular weight protein-tyrosine-phosphatase, with the protein MHVKSILTVCTGNICRSPYAEGLLARDLPSVRIASAGIGAVEGGKMPAEAAAIAEREGLALDAHRGRQITTPILRDHELLLVMEQGQKRWLAERFPESRGRVFMVTHWRGEADIADPYRHDAAFFEQVFSELAEAVGDWVARLQPARTDRPTAG; encoded by the coding sequence ATGCACGTCAAAAGCATCCTCACAGTCTGTACCGGCAACATATGCCGCAGCCCGTACGCCGAGGGCCTTTTAGCCCGAGATCTGCCCAGCGTGCGCATCGCGTCCGCCGGCATTGGCGCGGTCGAGGGCGGTAAGATGCCCGCCGAAGCCGCGGCCATCGCCGAGCGTGAAGGGCTCGCATTGGACGCCCACCGCGGGCGTCAGATCACCACGCCCATTCTGCGCGACCACGAATTACTGCTGGTCATGGAACAGGGCCAGAAACGCTGGTTGGCCGAGCGTTTCCCGGAAAGCCGTGGCCGCGTGTTCATGGTGACGCACTGGCGGGGCGAGGCGGACATCGCCGATCCATACCGGCATGATGCCGCGTTCTTCGAGCAGGTGTTCAGCGAGCTCGCCGAGGCGGTTGGCGACTGGGTGGCCCGTTTGCAGCCTGCGCGCACGGACCGGCCCACGGCCGGATGA
- a CDS encoding polysaccharide biosynthesis tyrosine autokinase — MAISATDATAQPDTHSEDKEIDLREYIGVVLEGWPWILALALLGLIAASYLAWKTAPVYQATSLMRVEQGQNMAPQAFMEQQINSGGNIKAVSAEATVLQSRSVVGDAVDDLHLRVRAKPSYFPVIGEPIARFVTANMTGTLNVPFFGRYAWGNESVNVSRMQLPDNIQAAKFSLVAGENGAYRLLDDQGQPVLDGQVGSTASGTLPGGAAIKLFVASLKAKPGTYFDVSYVPKPAAIAGVQSRIHIEERPAGSGLLSLRYTGSSPAEAQRQLDAIMAAYLQMNVEKQSEQAQRRLEFLKEQLPEIRAERDAAEKKLRDYQTESGTLDLSAEAQSILQRMTNIDQQVAQTELERQELLQEFTNRAPQVQAANDKRASLVQQRKELEAQLKKLPKAESKLLEFRRDVEVNDVLYTQLLNTSQGLEISKAGITGVTHIVDAAYAPSGKVAPKRVVWALMGIALGIVMAILLSILRAALRATLDNPEDIESRFGLPVYATVPFSAKAAKKQRRNSFQLLATQEPDEPAVESIRSLRTSLQFAMLEGDTKFIAITGPTPGCGKSFISSNTAALIADTGKRVLLIDADMRRGQLARSLDLQRRPGFSEVLAGEKNAFDVIQQTPVSNMDFMSAGNRPPNPAELLIAKNFEVLKTDVAARYDYVIYDLPPVLNVTDASIVARKVAATFLVVRSEHSSGSEVEQAIRRLQRDGIKVAGAIFNGLKVNRLRYGRGRYSHYSYRY; from the coding sequence TTGGCTATTTCAGCTACCGACGCGACGGCGCAGCCGGATACACACTCTGAAGACAAGGAGATCGATCTCCGCGAATACATCGGGGTAGTGTTAGAGGGCTGGCCCTGGATTTTGGCGCTGGCGTTGTTGGGGTTGATCGCTGCAAGCTACCTTGCCTGGAAAACGGCACCCGTTTATCAGGCCACATCACTCATGCGGGTAGAGCAAGGCCAGAACATGGCGCCCCAGGCGTTCATGGAGCAGCAGATTAATTCTGGTGGGAATATCAAAGCCGTCAGCGCGGAGGCAACAGTACTGCAATCGCGCTCCGTCGTGGGTGACGCGGTCGACGACCTGCATCTGAGAGTTCGGGCCAAGCCGAGTTACTTTCCCGTTATCGGCGAGCCTATCGCTCGTTTCGTAACCGCGAACATGACCGGCACATTAAACGTGCCGTTTTTCGGGAGGTATGCCTGGGGTAACGAATCGGTCAACGTCAGCCGAATGCAACTCCCGGACAATATTCAGGCCGCGAAATTCAGCCTCGTCGCAGGCGAAAACGGCGCTTACCGGCTGCTGGACGACCAGGGCCAACCCGTTTTGGATGGCCAGGTTGGATCCACCGCGTCCGGGACTCTGCCGGGCGGTGCAGCGATCAAGCTATTCGTGGCATCACTGAAGGCGAAGCCGGGCACGTACTTTGATGTGAGCTACGTGCCCAAGCCCGCGGCCATCGCGGGCGTCCAGAGCCGTATTCATATCGAAGAGAGGCCTGCCGGGTCGGGATTGTTGAGCCTACGTTATACGGGGTCATCGCCCGCCGAGGCGCAGCGCCAGTTGGACGCTATCATGGCAGCGTACCTTCAGATGAACGTTGAGAAGCAGTCTGAGCAGGCCCAGCGGCGTCTCGAGTTTTTGAAAGAGCAGCTTCCCGAGATTCGGGCAGAGCGAGACGCTGCGGAAAAGAAGCTCCGCGACTACCAGACCGAAAGCGGCACGCTGGACCTGAGCGCCGAGGCGCAGTCGATTCTTCAACGCATGACCAATATCGACCAACAGGTAGCCCAAACAGAATTGGAACGTCAGGAGCTGTTGCAAGAGTTCACTAATCGCGCTCCGCAGGTCCAAGCGGCGAACGACAAGCGGGCCAGCCTGGTCCAGCAACGCAAAGAGCTTGAAGCGCAGTTGAAGAAGCTACCTAAAGCGGAATCGAAGCTGTTGGAGTTTCGTCGGGACGTCGAAGTAAATGACGTGCTCTATACACAACTGCTCAACACGTCGCAGGGGCTGGAGATTTCCAAAGCCGGCATTACGGGCGTCACCCATATCGTTGACGCCGCTTATGCGCCCTCGGGCAAAGTCGCGCCAAAGCGTGTTGTATGGGCGTTAATGGGAATTGCGCTCGGTATTGTTATGGCGATTCTGCTGAGTATCCTGCGAGCGGCGTTGCGTGCCACGCTGGATAACCCCGAGGACATCGAATCGCGGTTTGGGCTGCCGGTGTATGCCACGGTACCCTTTTCTGCCAAAGCTGCAAAAAAACAGCGCCGCAATAGCTTCCAACTTCTGGCGACGCAAGAGCCAGACGAGCCAGCGGTAGAAAGTATCCGTAGCCTCAGAACAAGTTTGCAGTTCGCCATGTTGGAGGGCGACACAAAGTTCATCGCTATCACGGGCCCCACACCCGGCTGCGGCAAGAGCTTCATTTCGTCGAACACCGCGGCTCTGATTGCCGATACCGGCAAACGTGTGCTGCTTATCGATGCCGATATGCGTCGTGGCCAGCTCGCCCGAAGCTTGGATCTTCAGCGACGGCCGGGTTTTTCCGAAGTGCTTGCGGGTGAGAAGAATGCATTCGACGTCATCCAGCAAACGCCCGTATCCAACATGGATTTTATGAGTGCCGGAAACCGCCCTCCTAATCCAGCGGAGTTGCTCATAGCCAAGAATTTCGAAGTGCTCAAAACCGACGTAGCAGCGCGGTACGACTATGTTATCTATGACCTGCCGCCGGTCCTGAACGTCACGGATGCGAGCATCGTCGCCCGCAAAGTGGCGGCGACATTCCTTGTCGTGCGGAGCGAACATAGCTCCGGCTCCGAAGTGGAGCAGGCCATTCGGCGCTTGCAGCGTGACGGTATCAAAGTCGCAGGAGCCATCTTCAACGGTTTGAAAGTTAATCGCCTCCGGTACGGACGGGGTCGTTACAGTCACTATTCCTACAGGTATTAG
- a CDS encoding polysaccharide biosynthesis/export family protein has product MLALLAALAGCALPGYDSGAVDGSWYNFGRDKTATYDEELSKQDIDYDPRVIQITPWLIRHQDQERAQQTLSDAQQQISAAPATPMNYTIGAGDVLQVIVFGHPELTNPAGTDSSEGIQGQLVGADGTIFYPYVGEITAEGLTLKALRKRLAEGLSQYIREPQVDVRVRQYRSQRVYISGDIVKPCTVPITDVSLSVLQALDQCDTLATKEGGGVGVQNVILIRDGQSTPLDLNQIYATGRPVPLRPGDRLLIDDSANRVFMVGEFTEQMALPYTTGGMSLNDAIADAGGVRLDSADTSTIYVIRGFVDSVPERDGGVRTVLRPNVYKLDASNVSGLLLANQFKLQPRDVVFAAPASFVNFNRALALILPSVDLLFRSYLIYDRTGN; this is encoded by the coding sequence ATGCTGGCTTTATTGGCCGCACTGGCCGGTTGTGCCCTGCCGGGTTACGACTCCGGGGCCGTCGATGGCAGCTGGTATAACTTCGGGCGCGACAAGACCGCCACGTACGACGAAGAGCTCTCCAAGCAGGATATCGATTACGACCCGCGCGTGATCCAGATCACCCCGTGGTTGATCCGGCATCAGGATCAGGAACGCGCGCAGCAGACACTCAGCGACGCGCAGCAACAAATATCGGCGGCGCCGGCAACGCCGATGAACTACACGATCGGCGCGGGCGACGTGCTGCAGGTCATTGTGTTTGGCCATCCGGAACTAACGAATCCGGCAGGAACCGATAGTAGCGAAGGGATTCAAGGTCAACTGGTCGGCGCGGACGGCACGATCTTCTACCCCTACGTCGGCGAGATCACGGCCGAGGGGTTGACACTCAAAGCACTACGAAAACGACTGGCGGAGGGGCTATCTCAGTATATCCGCGAGCCACAGGTCGATGTACGCGTACGTCAATATCGCAGTCAGCGCGTGTACATATCCGGGGATATTGTCAAACCGTGTACCGTGCCGATCACGGACGTATCGTTGTCGGTACTGCAAGCGCTCGACCAGTGCGACACACTTGCCACCAAGGAAGGCGGTGGCGTGGGCGTGCAGAACGTCATCCTCATTCGCGATGGTCAGTCGACGCCGCTGGATCTGAACCAGATCTATGCGACCGGGCGGCCCGTACCGCTGCGGCCCGGCGACCGTCTGCTTATCGACGATAGCGCCAACCGCGTGTTCATGGTTGGCGAGTTCACCGAACAGATGGCGTTGCCGTACACCACCGGCGGCATGTCGCTGAACGACGCCATCGCCGATGCCGGCGGTGTCAGGCTCGACAGTGCCGACACGAGCACTATTTACGTCATCCGCGGTTTCGTCGACAGCGTGCCGGAGCGTGACGGCGGCGTACGGACTGTATTGCGGCCGAACGTATACAAGCTGGACGCCAGCAACGTGAGCGGCCTGCTGCTAGCCAACCAGTTCAAACTGCAGCCGCGCGACGTGGTATTTGCCGCGCCGGCCAGCTTCGTCAACTTCAACCGCGCTCTGGCGCTCATCCTGCCGTCGGTGGATCTGCTGTTCCGCAGCTACCTGATCTACGACCGGACCGGCAACTAA
- the cysC gene encoding adenylyl-sulfate kinase, translating to MSEHKSSNIVWHKGTVERPEREASNRHRGFTVWFTGLSGSGKSTLSVALEQRLYDMGCRTYRLDGDNVRSGLCRDLAFSPEDRIENIRRIGEVAKLFRDAGIINLTAFISPYRQDRQMARMLSERDANDFIEIYVDAPLSVCEDRDPKGLYKKARAGSIPNFTGISAPYEAPENPEVHVHTGDHSIEECVDQIVAHLLEHEYLHAELAARATRP from the coding sequence ATGAGCGAACACAAGAGCAGCAATATCGTCTGGCACAAGGGCACTGTCGAACGGCCCGAACGCGAGGCCAGCAATCGCCACCGCGGTTTCACCGTCTGGTTCACCGGGTTGTCCGGCTCCGGCAAGTCGACGCTGTCGGTCGCGCTCGAGCAGCGGCTCTACGACATGGGGTGTCGCACCTATCGCCTGGACGGCGACAACGTTCGCAGCGGCCTGTGTCGGGATCTGGCCTTCAGCCCCGAAGACCGGATCGAGAATATTCGCCGTATCGGCGAAGTAGCCAAGCTGTTCCGGGATGCCGGCATCATCAACCTCACGGCGTTCATCTCGCCGTACCGTCAGGATCGCCAGATGGCACGCATGCTCTCGGAGCGCGATGCCAACGATTTCATCGAGATCTATGTGGATGCACCGTTGTCGGTCTGTGAGGACCGCGATCCGAAAGGGCTTTACAAGAAAGCGCGGGCCGGCAGCATTCCCAACTTCACTGGCATCAGTGCGCCGTACGAGGCCCCGGAGAACCCGGAGGTGCACGTACACACCGGAGACCATTCGATCGAGGAATGCGTGGACCAGATCGTGGCCCACCTGCTCGAGCACGAATACCTGCATGCCGAGCTCGCGGCGCGCGCGACCCGGCCCTGA